The Mucilaginibacter gracilis genomic interval GGTATTTGGCAGTTTAAGGCCAATAAGCCAAACCAAACCTACGGCCAGGGTGTGCGTTACACAACCGGCTTGCGTAACGTGGTTGGCCTTGACTGGAACCAGCAAGATAATCAACTTTTTGTGATGCAGCACGGGCGCGATCAGTTACACGATATTTTCCCGGACATGTACACCGTTAAAGAATCGTCGTTATTACCTGCCGAGTGTTTATATGCACTAAAAAAAGGTGATAACGCAGGCTGGCCATATTTATATTACGACCAGTTTCAGCATAAAAAAATAATGGCGCCCGAATATGGCGGCGATGGTAAAAAGGAAGCAGTTGGTAACTTTATTGACCCTGCGGCTGCCTATCCCGGTCATATGGCACCCAATGGGTTGCTGTTTTATACCGGTAATATGTTCCCCGAAAAATATAAGAATGGTGCTTTTATAGCCTTCCACGGATCGTGGAACCGTGCGCCGGAACCACAGGCCGGTTATTTTGTGGTTTTTCAGCCGTTTAAAAACGGAATGCCATCGGGGCAGTGGGAAGTTTTTGCCGATAATTTTTCGGGTTCACCTGCAAAAACAGCCGCGGGACGGGCAGACCACCGCCCATGTGGGTTAGCACAAGGCAGTGATGGTTCGCTCTATATTTCTGACGATTCGCGCGGAACCATTTACCGCGTGGTTTACAATAAAAAATAAAATCAACTGTATTACAATAAATCTCACTTTATTCATGAAATCGCGTTTAATTATTGCCACTTGCTTATTCACTTTTATTTCGTTACAAATATTTGCGCAGGTTAAAAAAACGGCGTCTAAAGC includes:
- a CDS encoding PQQ-dependent sugar dehydrogenase; the protein is MKNNVLKYLLPVALLTASVTLYALKADIGVQPDAYNAGLTLPAGFGALKVADLGAQARHLTVTPQGIIYVKLARPKEGKGILVLKQNADGRAVVTGGFGNYSGTGIYIKDGYLYASSNQEVFRYKLNDNNEVIDPNAPEKIITGLKMGREHETKSIVLDNAGNIYVNVGAYSNSCQEHDRQKGSMGIKGCPILDSAGGIWQFKANKPNQTYGQGVRYTTGLRNVVGLDWNQQDNQLFVMQHGRDQLHDIFPDMYTVKESSLLPAECLYALKKGDNAGWPYLYYDQFQHKKIMAPEYGGDGKKEAVGNFIDPAAAYPGHMAPNGLLFYTGNMFPEKYKNGAFIAFHGSWNRAPEPQAGYFVVFQPFKNGMPSGQWEVFADNFSGSPAKTAAGRADHRPCGLAQGSDGSLYISDDSRGTIYRVVYNKK